In Cydia amplana chromosome 25, ilCydAmpl1.1, whole genome shotgun sequence, one genomic interval encodes:
- the LOC134659663 gene encoding gastrula zinc finger protein XlCGF57.1-like isoform X4: protein MTDIAVQAMEALHNCRCCLRRPPDKGLKTMYESVGKTEVYWEMLKQCFDIRLNLGNDECGICEVCVNRLRDANDFKNQVQQSQVDLKSLLERALAEKDKKPDIVKVEIVEEDPISAEPLIRQDPKKEFKSESDGDLVSKREGGASTASTERRSESERSGPPYKCQTCRKTFEQEESLTRHTFAIHAKHELQSKGAVHDITLEPPTAKKIHTCDYCCQWFTEESDLTTHMEIHKVTSDSDDDRLTCDICEKEFTDKDNLRKHELGHGVEKKFSCDLCEKSFTTSNGLKMHKMVHSGEKPHSCEVCQKRFRHKSHLTAHLEIHNVNRQFHFSCAVCKKRFAQKSSLKLHMRIHTGEKPYSCEICNKPFAFRSTLNAHKRFHTGEKPYTCEVCQKQFSVKSLLNKHLLSHADVIDIPNQPEESYCCEMCGKRFRQKSYLARHLRAHMGVKPYACDICNRRFTQKGNLIAHKKTHTGEKSYTCEICRKRFGTKANCKNHMIIHTGQKPHACKICNKQFSYKCALNVHIKAIHFREKPHVCHICKRAFALISTLKKHILSHTGERPFSCHVCGKAFTVKYGLKKHLLTHSGGATTTSRPFPSRSNLYHPSMSHCPN from the exons ATGACTGACATTGCTGTACAGGCCATGGAGGCCCTACATAATTGTCGCTGCTGCCTGCGACGCCCTCCGGACAAGGGTCTCAAGACGATGTACGAGTCTGTTGGAAAAACTGAAGTCTATTGGGAAATGCTCAAACAGTGCTTCGACATACGT CTAAATCTCGGCAATGACGAGTGCGGCATCTGCGAGGTGTGCGTCAACCGCCTGCGGGACGCCAACGACTTCAAGAATCAGGTGCAGCAGAGCCAGGTCGACCTGAAGTCGCTGCTGGAGCGAGCGCTGGCTGAAAAAG ATAAAAAGCCAGATATTGTTAAGGTGGAGATTGTTGAGGAAGACCCCATCAGCGCCGAGCCTTTGATAC gTCAAGACCCGAAAAAGGAATTCAAATCGGAGAGTGATGGCGATTTAGTGTCAA AGCGCGAAGGTGGCGCGTCAACAGCCTCCACCGAGCGTCGGTCCGAGTCCGAACGCAGTGGCCCACCGTACAAGTGTCAGACATGtcgaaaaacatttgaacaagaAGAGAGTCTCACAAGGCATACGTTTGCTATCCATGCAAAACACGAACTACAGTCCAAAGGAGCAGTACATGACATCACTCTAGAACCTCCTACTGCGAAAAAGATTCATACATGCGATTACTGTTGTCAATGGTTTACTGAAGAAAGTGATTTAACTACACATATGGAGATTCACAAGGTGACATCTGATTCAGACGATGACCGGTTAACTTGCGATATATGCGAAAAAGAATTCACAGATAAGGATAACTTGAGAAAACATGAGCTTGGACACGGTGTAGAAAAAAAATTCTCATGTGATTTGTGCGAGAAAAGTTTCACAACAAGTAACGGTTTAAAAATGCATAAGATGGTACATAGCGGTGAAAAACCGCATTCATGTGAAGTATGCCAGAAGAGATTTAGGCATAAAAGCCACTTGACAGCTCATCTTGAAATTCACAATGTCAATAGGCAATTTCATTTCTCTTGTGCAGTATGCAAGAAAAGATTTGCACAGAAGTCGTCATTAAAGCTTCATATGCGGATACATACGGGAGAGAAACCGTATTCCTGCGAAATCTGCAATAAACCATTTGCATTTAGATCTACTTTAAATGCACACAAGCGTTTTCACACCGGAGAAAAACCGTACACGTGTGAAGTATGCCAAaaacaattttcagtaaaaagtCTTTTGAATAAGCATTTACTTTCTCACGCAGATGTTATCGATATACCTAACCAACCCGAGGAAAGTTACTGTTGCGAAATGTGTGGAAAACGATTTAGACAGAAAAGTTATTTGGCTAGACATCTAAGGGCTCACATGGGAGTGAAGCCTTATGCTTGCGATATATGCAACAGACGATTTACCCAAAAAGGTAACTTGATAGCTCATAAGAAGACACATACTGGCGAAAAATCGTACACTTGCGAGATATGTCGTAAGCGATTCGGAACAAAAGCTAATTGCAAAAACCACATGATCATACATACTGGACAAAAACCGCACGCTTGCAAGATATGTAATAAACAATTTTCATATAAGTGTGCTTTGAACGTTCATATAAAAGCAATTCATTTCAGAGAAAAACCACACGTTTGCCACATATGCAAAAGAGCGTTCGCATTGATATCTACATTAAAGAAACATATATTGAGCCACACTGGGGAAAGACCTTTCTCATGTCACGTTTGTGgcaaagcatttacagtaaaataTGGATTAAAGAAACACCTATTAACTCATAGTGGTGGGGCTACCACAACCAGCCGCCCGTTCCCAAGTCGTTCGAATCTCTATCACCCTTCTATGTCGCACTGCCCAAACTAG